AGCGTCACCGTGGACTGGACCCGGCGCGAGAGCGCCCGGGCGCAGCTTCGCATCCTGGTGAAACGGATCCTGCGCCGGTACGGGTACCCGCCCGACAAGCAGGAGCGGGCGACCGAGCTGGTGCTGGAGCAGACCGAGGTGCTGTGCGAGGACTGGGTGGCGGCGTGAGGCGATTGGCGCGACCGAGTTCGTCGGCCCCCCCGTGCCGTATCTTCGTTACCCAATCCGGAGAAGTCTTCGTAGATTCGCCAAAACCTCTTCCCCGTCAGCGGGCGAAAGCGTTCCCAGTTGGCCCCGGACCAGGCGGTGGTCAAGGGTGGAAAGATCAAAGGTCACCGTAGGCCTCCTCGTCCGCCTCGCTGGCCCACTCGGACAGGGTTCCCTCCACGGCCCGGAGGTACTCGATGTCCACGGGCCCCACGCGGCGCACCCGGGCCGTACCGTCGGGCTCGACCTCCCAAAGAATGAGATCCCCCGGCGATAACCCTAGGGCCGTGCGCACCTCCTTTGGGACGGTGGCTTGACCCTTTGCCGTGATTTTCGCGATCGCCCCCATGGCATTCCTCCGTAAGGACGCATTACGTTCTTACGGTACAGCGACGGCTTCTGCTAGCAACCCCCTGCTCGACGTTGACGCTTTTCGCGAGGTTCCGGGGCGGGTCCACATCGGTCTCTTTGAGCACGGAGTACCCGGCTACGCTTCGCTCGCGAGCGGCACCCCTGCCCGTCGGGCAGCCTCGGCGAGCTCTTCGTCAAAGGTGGCCAGTTCAAGACCCTCTCGAAAGGCTAGATCCAGGTAGCTCGCGTCGTACGCGGTGAGGCCGTATTCCCGAGCCACGGCCCGGCACCGGCTGAGGGTCCCCCCGTGGGGAGAGTCGATGCGGATGGGGAGTCGTTCGAGGAGCTCCACGGCCCGTTCGGTGTCCGCAGGCGTGATCCGCCCCCGCCGCTCGGCCGTCACGAGCACGTTGGCCATCTCGGACGGCCAGATCGCTGGCACGAGGGCTCCTTGCCGGATCACCCGTTCCAGGAGGCGCTCGGCAGCCGGGCTGGCCTCGTCCTGGAGGCACCAGGCCGCCGACACGGAACAGTCCACGACAATGGAGTTCATCGGTCTCGCCCGTGATCCCGGAGGTCCCGGATCGACTCGGGGCCCGGGCGCGTGCGCGCACGCAGCGCCGCGAACTCCTGAACCAGTTCCTCCCCGCCCATTTCCCCCGCCGCTTCCGGCGGCACCAGCACGGCCACCGGTTTGCCGCGCCGGGTGATCGTCACTCTCTCGCCCCGCTCCACCGCGGCAAGCAGCCGGGAAAGATGGGTCTTGGCCTCGAACGCTCCCACTTGCATCGCCATTCCGCTACCCTGTGAACTGGTTTAGATAACTGGTTCACAGGGTAGGGCGGGCGCGACAAGAGGTCAAGCGGCCGGTCGGCGGTCACTCGACGGTTACGCTCTTGGCCAGATTTCGGGGCTGGTCCACGTCGGTGCCCTTGAGGACGGCCGTGTGGTAGGCCAGGAGCTGCAGGGGCACGACGCTGACGATGGGCAGGAGCTCGGGGTCGAAGTCGGGGACCCGGAGCACGGACTCGGCGTGGTCGGCGATCTCGGCGTCCGACTCGCTGGCCACGGCGATGACCCGCCCCCGCCGGGCCCGGACCTCCTGGATGTTGGAGCGCATCTTCTCGTAGGTGGCCCCCTGGGGCGACAGGGCCACCACGGGCAGGTCCTCGTCCACCAGGGCGATGGGGCCGTGCTTCATCTCGCCGGCCGCGTACCCCTCGGCGTGGATGTAGCTGATCTCCTTGAGCTTCAAGGCCCCCTCCAGGGCGATGGGGAACTGGAGGCCCCGGCCCAGGAATAGGGAGCTCGTGGCGTCCATGATGGACCGGGCCACGGTCTCGATGTGGGGGTCGGACTCCAGCGACCGCTCCACCGCGCCGGGCACGGCCCGGACCGCCTCGATCCGCTCGGCCAGGTCCTCGGCGCTCAGGCGGCCCCGGGCCGCGCCCATGTGGAGCGCCAGCAGGTACAGGGTGGCGAGCTGGGTGGTGAATGCCTTGGTGGAGGCCACCCCGATCTCGGGGCCGGCGTGGGTGTACAGGACGGCGTCCGAGGCCCGGGGGATGCTGGAGCCCACCACGTTGCAGATGGAGAGGATCGGCGCGCCCTTCTCCCGGCCCTCGGCCAGGGCCGCCAGGGTGTCGGCGGTCTCGCCGGACTGGCTGATGAGCAGCAGCCCGGTCTCCGGGCCCAGGATCGGGTCCTGGTACCGGAACTCGCTCGCCAGGCTCACCTCCACCGGCACCCGGGCGATGCCCTCGATCCAGTACTTGCCCACCAGGCCGGCGTGATAGCTGGTGCCGCAGGCCACGATGTGGAGCCGGCCGATCCGCCGGGCGATCTCGTCGGCCTGGTCGCCGCCGTCCAGGTGCACGGCGGCCCGACCCGCGCCGAGCCGGCCCGACAGGGTGTCGGCCAGGGCCCGGGGCTGCTCGAAGATCTCCTTCTGCATGAAGTGCTTGTACCCACCCTTCTCCGCCATGGCCGGGGTCCACTGGACCACGTGGACCTCCCGATCCACCGGGCCCTGGTCCGCGTGGGTGATGCGCACGCCCTCCCGGGTGCACACGGCCAGGTCCCCGTCCTCCAGGAAGATGAACCGGCGGGTGTGGCCCAAGACGGCCGGGATGTCGCTGGCCACGAAGGTCTCGCCCTCGCCCAGGCCCACCACCAGGGGGCTCGCCCGCCGGGCCGCCAGGAGCCGGTCGGGGTCGGCCGCGCTCACCACGGCCACGGCGTAGGAGCCGTCGAGCCGGGCGATGGTCTGGCGCAGGGCCTCCTCCAGGTCGGCGCCGTCCCGGAGGAACCGCTGGATCAGGTGGGGGATGACCTCGGTGTCGGTCTCGCTCAGGAACTCGTGGCCGGCCGCCGAGAGCTCGCCCCGCAGCTCCAGGTAGTTCTCGATGATGCCGTTGTGGACCACCACCACCTCGCCCGCGGCGTGGGGGTGGGCGTTCTCCTCGCTGGGCCGGCCGTGGGTGGCCCAGCGGGTGTGGCCCACGCCCACGGTGCCCTTGAGCTCGGTGCCCCGGAGCTTCTCCTCCAAAGCGGCCAGCTTGCCCACGCTGCGCACCACCCGAACCCCGCCGGCCTCGACCACGGCCACGCCGGCCGAGTCGTAGCCCCGGTACTCCAGGCGCTTAAGCCCCTCCACGAGGATGGGGGTGCACGGCTGACGACCGATGTATCCGACGATTCCGCACATTGGGGAAACTCCCTTGGGATCCGTGACGGGTGACTGGAAACCGGTGACGCGTAACGGGTGACGGGTGACTGGAAACCGGTGACGAGTGATCCGTGACGGGTGACCGTGGACCGCCCTGCCTACCCCTTGCCCGGCTTCCTATCCGACCAGCCCTCCACGTTGCGCTGCTTGCCCCGGGCCACGCCCAGGGCGCCGGAGGGCACGTCCTTGGTGATGGTGGAGCCCGCGCCCACCACGGCGCCGTCGCCCACCCGCACCGGCGCCACGAGGCTGGTGTTCGAGCCGATGAACGCCCCGTCGCCGATCACGGTGGGGTGCTTGTTCACGCCGTCGTAGTTGCAGGTGATCGTGCCCGCTCCGATGTTGGCGCCCTGGCCCACGGTGGCGTCGCCCAGGTAGGTGAGGTGGTTGGCCTTGCTGCCCCGGCCCAGCACGGCCTTTTTCATCTCCACGAAGTTGCCCACCCGGGCCTGGGGGCCCACCACCGCGCCCGGCCGCAGGTGGGCGAACGGGCCCACCTGGGCCCCGGCCTCGAGCCGGGCCTCGGTGAGCACGCAGTAGGGCTTTAGGTGACAGTCTGGACCCACCTCGGTGTCCACCAGCACGCACCCGGTGTCGATGCGGGTGCCCGCGGCCACCCGGGTGGCGCCGGCGAGCCTCACCCCAGGGCCCAGGGTCACGTCGGGCTCGAGCTCCACGCCGGGCTCGATCCAGGCGGTGGCCGGGTCCTCCAGGGTCACGCCGGCCTCCATCCAGGCCCGGTTGATCCGGTGGCGCAGCTCCCGGCTGGCCTCGGCCAGGTGGACCCGGGAGTTCACGCCCAGGGCCTCCATGGGGTCGGGCAGGGCCACGGCCGCGGCCGCCCCCTCCCCGGCGGCCAGGGCCACGGCGTCGGTCAGGTACACCTCGCCCTGGGCGTTGTCCGAGCCCACCCGGGCCAGGGCCTGCCACAGCCAGGGCAGCTCCACCGCGTAGGTGCCGGTGTTCACCTCGCGGATGGCCTTCTCCTCGTCGGTGGCGTCGGCCTCCTCCACGATCCGCTCCACCCACCCGTCCGCGTCGCGCACCAGCCGGCCGTAGCCGGTGGGGTCGTCCGGCTCCATGGTGAGCACGGTGATCCGGGCGCCGGCGTCCCGGTGGGTGGCCACGAGCCGGCGCAGGGTCTCGGGCCGGATCAGGGGCACGTCGCCGCACAGGATCAGGGCGGTGCCGGCAAACCCCTCCAGGGCCTCCCGGGCGCACAGCACGGCGTGGCCCGTGCCCCGCTGCTCGGCCTGCAGGGCGAACTCGATCCCCTCGGCCCCCAGGCTCCGGCGCACCTCGTCGGCCTGGTGCCCCACCACGGCCACGACCCGGTCCACGCCGGCCCGGCGGCAGGCGTCCAGGGGGTAGGCCAGGAGGGGGCGGCCGAGCAGGGGGTGGAGCACCTTGGCCGTGCTCGATCGCATCCGGGTGCCCTTGCCGGCGGCAAGGACGATGGCAGCCACGTCGTGCATGGGGTCTCCACTCCTCGAAGGGGTCTGCCCGCTCGGGCGCGCATTATCCGCGGGCCGGCCCGCCCGCGGCAACCCGGGCCGGCCCGCGCTCATCGCGGTCGCAAAAGGAGGTACGGGCCGTCGGCCTGGAGCTCCACCCGGAACGCCCCCAAAAAGTCCATGCCCAGGAGCCCGTCGGCGCCGGCCACGGCGTCGTGCACCACGACCTTGAGCGGGCCGCGGCGCCGGCCGCCCACCTCCAGGGTCTGCACCTCGGCCCACCCGGCCCGGACCTTCCCCCCGGCCGTGTGGAGCTCCACCGGCGGGTCCCGACGCACCCTCAGGCCCACCCGCCGGGCCGCGTCGGGGCTCAGCACGGTCGTGGTGGCGCCGGTGTCGAGCACCAGCCGCAGTGGGCCTCGGCCGTTCACCCGGACCTCGGCCAGGTACCCGGCCCCGGCGTTGGACAACGGGATCCGGTCGGGGGGGCGGGCGGGGGGCAGTCGGTCGTCCAGGGTGCGGACCCGGGACCGGAACTCGGGGGGCACCTGCCCCAGGTTGTCGGTGTAGTGGACCGTGCCGTCCGGGCCGGTCCACCGGTAGATCTCGGTCCGGCCGGCGCCGGCGGCTAGCGCCAGTGACAAAGCGAGCACAGCGCCTGTGCGTCGGCACGCAGCCGCGCGGCGCGGTGCTCGGGGTCCGCGTGGGGGTTGTGGCAGGTGGCGCATGTGACCTCACCCTGGGGGCCGAGGGGCAGGCTCGGGTCGGGTCGGATCTTGCCCGACGGCACCTTCAGATGATCGGCATTCGCGGGGTGCAAGTTTACGCTGTGGCACCGCAGGCACACCATCTTCGGCGAGGCCACCAGCTCGTGGCCCTCGGCCGAGCCGGGCACGGGCACGGCCACGTGGCAGGTAGGGCAGGTCTTGGGGTCGTCCACGTGGGGGCTGGCCTGGGTCAGCACCGACCGGTCGTGGCAGGCCCCGCACAGGTCGCTGGCCCCGCGGCTCCGGTCGTAGTACCGCTCGCCCATGCGCTGCTCACCCGAGGCGCAGTGGTTGTCGTGGCAGGTGGTGCACACGATCTCGCCGTCGGGGCCCAAGGGGAGGTCGAGCCCCGAGGCGGCCAGGCGGGCGGCGGCCGGGGCCGACGGCGGGAACCCGGTGGGGTGGTGGCTGCGGTCGGTCACGTGGCAGCTGATGCACAGCACGTTCACGTCGCCCCGATACCGCAGGGCGTACCCCGGCGGCCGGATCGCGTCGGGGTCGGAGGTGGTGTGGCAGGCCCGGCAGGCGAAGTACTCGGGCACATGGGGGTTCGCCTCCCGGCCCCGTTCCAGGTGCCGGGCCACCTCCGTGCGCAGCAGGTGGGTGGTCTGGGTGGTGCCGTGGGGGTCGTGGCAGGTGAAGCAGGTCCAGGCTCCGCCTGGCCCCATGGGCACGTCCTTGGGCAGGCTCAGGTCCGGGTCCACGTTGCGGGGGTGGCCTTTGGCGAGCACGTCGTGGCAGAAGTTGCACAGCCGCTTGATCTCCAGCCGGGCCGAGCCCCGGCCGGTCAGGAGCCGGCCGCCCCTGCGCACGTGGCAGAACCCGCACCGGCCCTCGCCCCGGCGGGCCCGGTGGGGGTTGGCGTGGTCCAGGGACGAGCCGTGGCACTGGATGCAGAACCCCATGCGGGTCATGCCGGGCTCGGCCCGCAGGAACTCCCGGTCGGGGTCCCCGCCGTGGAGGCGGTGGCAGGTGCGGCACAGCAGGGCGCCGTCGGCGGCCAGGGGGAACCCCTCCGGGATCCGGACGTCCCGGGCCGCGATGCCCA
This is a stretch of genomic DNA from Deferrisoma camini S3R1. It encodes these proteins:
- a CDS encoding type II toxin-antitoxin system VapC family toxin — translated: MNSIVVDCSVSAAWCLQDEASPAAERLLERVIRQGALVPAIWPSEMANVLVTAERRGRITPADTERAVELLERLPIRIDSPHGGTLSRCRAVAREYGLTAYDASYLDLAFREGLELATFDEELAEAARRAGVPLASEA
- the glmS gene encoding glutamine--fructose-6-phosphate transaminase (isomerizing) codes for the protein MCGIVGYIGRQPCTPILVEGLKRLEYRGYDSAGVAVVEAGGVRVVRSVGKLAALEEKLRGTELKGTVGVGHTRWATHGRPSEENAHPHAAGEVVVVHNGIIENYLELRGELSAAGHEFLSETDTEVIPHLIQRFLRDGADLEEALRQTIARLDGSYAVAVVSAADPDRLLAARRASPLVVGLGEGETFVASDIPAVLGHTRRFIFLEDGDLAVCTREGVRITHADQGPVDREVHVVQWTPAMAEKGGYKHFMQKEIFEQPRALADTLSGRLGAGRAAVHLDGGDQADEIARRIGRLHIVACGTSYHAGLVGKYWIEGIARVPVEVSLASEFRYQDPILGPETGLLLISQSGETADTLAALAEGREKGAPILSICNVVGSSIPRASDAVLYTHAGPEIGVASTKAFTTQLATLYLLALHMGAARGRLSAEDLAERIEAVRAVPGAVERSLESDPHIETVARSIMDATSSLFLGRGLQFPIALEGALKLKEISYIHAEGYAAGEMKHGPIALVDEDLPVVALSPQGATYEKMRSNIQEVRARRGRVIAVASESDAEIADHAESVLRVPDFDPELLPIVSVVPLQLLAYHTAVLKGTDVDQPRNLAKSVTVE
- a CDS encoding type II toxin-antitoxin system Phd/YefM family antitoxin; translation: MAMQVGAFEAKTHLSRLLAAVERGERVTITRRGKPVAVLVPPEAAGEMGGEELVQEFAALRARTRPGPESIRDLRDHGRDR
- a CDS encoding cytochrome c3 family protein, yielding MRRLAGVLLLVLWGAASGATPDAPAPLAGSHAELACDDCHSGPRIADCWNCHEATENPHPVGIAARDVRIPEGFPLAADGALLCRTCHRLHGGDPDREFLRAEPGMTRMGFCIQCHGSSLDHANPHRARRGEGRCGFCHVRRGGRLLTGRGSARLEIKRLCNFCHDVLAKGHPRNVDPDLSLPKDVPMGPGGAWTCFTCHDPHGTTQTTHLLRTEVARHLERGREANPHVPEYFACRACHTTSDPDAIRPPGYALRYRGDVNVLCISCHVTDRSHHPTGFPPSAPAAARLAASGLDLPLGPDGEIVCTTCHDNHCASGEQRMGERYYDRSRGASDLCGACHDRSVLTQASPHVDDPKTCPTCHVAVPVPGSAEGHELVASPKMVCLRCHSVNLHPANADHLKVPSGKIRPDPSLPLGPQGEVTCATCHNPHADPEHRAARLRADAQALCSLCHWR
- the glmU gene encoding bifunctional UDP-N-acetylglucosamine diphosphorylase/glucosamine-1-phosphate N-acetyltransferase GlmU, translating into MHDVAAIVLAAGKGTRMRSSTAKVLHPLLGRPLLAYPLDACRRAGVDRVVAVVGHQADEVRRSLGAEGIEFALQAEQRGTGHAVLCAREALEGFAGTALILCGDVPLIRPETLRRLVATHRDAGARITVLTMEPDDPTGYGRLVRDADGWVERIVEEADATDEEKAIREVNTGTYAVELPWLWQALARVGSDNAQGEVYLTDAVALAAGEGAAAAVALPDPMEALGVNSRVHLAEASRELRHRINRAWMEAGVTLEDPATAWIEPGVELEPDVTLGPGVRLAGATRVAAGTRIDTGCVLVDTEVGPDCHLKPYCVLTEARLEAGAQVGPFAHLRPGAVVGPQARVGNFVEMKKAVLGRGSKANHLTYLGDATVGQGANIGAGTITCNYDGVNKHPTVIGDGAFIGSNTSLVAPVRVGDGAVVGAGSTITKDVPSGALGVARGKQRNVEGWSDRKPGKG
- a CDS encoding AbrB/MazE/SpoVT family DNA-binding domain-containing protein; translated protein: MGAIAKITAKGQATVPKEVRTALGLSPGDLILWEVEPDGTARVRRVGPVDIEYLRAVEGTLSEWASEADEEAYGDL
- a CDS encoding TIGR02281 family clan AA aspartic protease, producing the protein MSLALAAGAGRTEIYRWTGPDGTVHYTDNLGQVPPEFRSRVRTLDDRLPPARPPDRIPLSNAGAGYLAEVRVNGRGPLRLVLDTGATTTVLSPDAARRVGLRVRRDPPVELHTAGGKVRAGWAEVQTLEVGGRRRGPLKVVVHDAVAGADGLLGMDFLGAFRVELQADGPYLLLRPR